Part of the Deltaproteobacteria bacterium genome, GAGATTATCCGCGGTTTGACAACGCGTCTTGAATCCTGCGCATTCTCCGAGCGAGCTTTCTTTCTTTGACAATCCGCGATTTCATCCGGACATACACAGAGCTCACCGATGAGACTTTCTCCAACCCTACTATTTTACCAATGTCTCGGTGCCTGTGCCCGCCCAATTCTCGGCTTAGATAGATCGCCATCATCCGCGCCTCGTTTTCTTGACCTCGCCTCCGTCCCCCGCGAATTTCTTCGACTCGTTTGCCGTACTCTTTGGCGGTTGCTCGAATTATATCAGAGAGGTCCGTGCCAAAGATCTCCCGGGACTCCGGTTTCTCGGCTTCTACTCGCGCCTTGTTGCCTAGCTTTTCGATCACTCCTTCAATGAATTCTTTGCTTCCTAAAATGGGCTTGTGATACGGGCTTCGGTAAAAATCACCGATCTCTTTCTCGACTTTGTTTTGCATGAACTTCTGGTATTCCTGCAATCCGCGGAACCGGGAAAGCACGTCATTTGTCTCCAGCCAGGCAGGGCGTTGCTTCTTATTCAGATAAGCCCAATGACTGCTCCAGCGGTAGCGATCCATGTCGGTTACGATGCCGGCAGCTACCGGATTGTGATGAATGTAACGTACCACCGACAGAAAATGTTCTTCGGCGTCGATCAGAATCGCTTTGTACCGACCGCGAAACAGTGCACCGTCCCGATGGTGAACCCGGTTGAACTTCTGCGTATATACCCCGTTTAAGTGGCGCATCGCCCGTG contains:
- a CDS encoding transposase; protein product: MARPLRIEYPGAYYHVINRGRSRRDIFLEDKGWQSFLDLLGEITQLWKVEIYAYCLMSNHYHLLVSTQTAGLARAMRHLNGVYTQKFNRVHHRDGALFRGRYKAILIDAEEHFLSVVRYIHHNPVAAGIVTDMDRYRWSSHWAYLNKKQRPAWLETNDVLSRFRGLQEYQKFMQNKVEKEIGDFYRSPYHKPILGSKEFIEGVIEKLGNKARVEAEKPESREIFGTDLSDIIRATAKEYGKRVEEIRGGRRRGQENEARMMAIYLSRELGGHRHRDIGKIVGLEKVSSVSSVYVRMKSRIVKERKLARRMRRIQDALSNRG